The following are encoded in a window of Pangasianodon hypophthalmus isolate fPanHyp1 chromosome 14, fPanHyp1.pri, whole genome shotgun sequence genomic DNA:
- the LOC113544627 gene encoding uncharacterized protein LOC113544627, with amino-acid sequence MVCSGALGFFLLFLLHPALGVKNLQNIINHLHNKYGVNNQYALGINVPVRFCDQHAALDQNFLPNDNDAQKVKDDMAVADRIYKGKQLIGARPKQIPGTQNNYHSEYLLLIHSMSKTLSRFDPLMQTLLNSDPNGCTVFFTLNSPCVKTCSTPNGRYSIIPALSMFQNRKGPKAFVFRQVWEQDVGKPAWEENIRNINNIIPVYRCEANECIPCVDKNQVKQKCVRN; translated from the exons TG GTTTGTTCTGGAGCGCTGGGATTCTTCCTGCTCTTTCTGCTCCATCCAGCTTTGGGGGTTAAAAATCTCCAAAACATCATCAACCACCTTCATAATAA atATGGAGTTAATAATCAGTATGCTCTGGGCATTAATGTCCCAGTTAGATTTTGTGATCAACATGCTGCTCTTGACCAGAACTTCCTCCCAAATGATAACGATGCACAGAAGGTGAAAGATGACATGGCTGTTGCTGATCGAATTTACAAGGGCAAACAGCTGATTGGTGCCAGACCAAAACAAATCCCTGGAACACAGAACAACTACCACTCTGAGTATCTGTTGCTGATTCATTCCATGTCCAAAACATTATCTCGCTTTGACCCGCTCATGCAAACCCTCCTGAATTCAGATCCAAATGGCTGCACGGTTTTCTTCACCCTGAACTCCCCCTGTGTGAAAACCTGCTCAACACCTAACGGACGCTACAGCATCATCCCAGCGCTTAGCATGTTCCAAAACCGCAAAGGTCCAAAAGCATTTGTTTTTAGACAGGTTTGGGAGCAGGATGTAGGTAAGCCTGCTTGGGAAGAGAATATAAggaatataaataatatcattCCAGTCTATCGCTGTGAAGCAAATGAATGCATCCCCTGCGTTGACAAAAATCAAGTTAAACAAAAGTGCGTGCGGAATTAG